Proteins from a single region of bacterium:
- a CDS encoding cellulase family glycosylhydrolase: MRRLAALALTLLLAAPALASTGWLHTDDHWIRDARGRVVLLRGLNYSGLEFGNFVGRQNGPAQEDFVQMAAWGVNVVRLPVAWHYLEPAPGVFDRDHLRRNVDPIVAWARRNGMRVVLELHQFQWSPCVGGNGVPAWSCEGKGYGRDFLGGWEAQHDFWAGALAPDGVPLVEHLLRVWERVAKHYRRSRTVVGFNFLNEPLDVYATQTFEHDTLYPFYREAVRRVRAVKARQMIVLEPPVTRNLGIPAKPEPVGDDDLLYAPHLYTVTGGLEDLAYDGDRAKIDADYALAAREASVQGAVLWPGEYGGVVDRFPAQTTLFWHHTLDEQDERLVGGAGWAYFPSGNGFSVVTARGEEKPGVVDALVRPYPMETAGIPLSIAWDRSASGAFVYSFAEDTSRRVADPTVIFVPERHFPNGFTVETSPGDVAIVRAGRQQVWIRRDRTRAVHTVTIRPLAPPAIPAAHGGGAARRP; encoded by the coding sequence ATGCGCCGCCTCGCCGCCCTCGCGCTCACGCTTCTCCTCGCCGCGCCGGCCCTCGCCTCCACCGGCTGGCTCCACACCGACGACCACTGGATCCGCGACGCCCGCGGCCGCGTCGTCCTCTTGCGGGGGCTCAACTACTCCGGGCTCGAGTTCGGCAACTTCGTCGGGCGGCAGAACGGGCCGGCGCAAGAGGACTTCGTGCAGATGGCGGCGTGGGGGGTGAACGTCGTCCGCCTGCCCGTCGCGTGGCATTACCTCGAGCCGGCGCCGGGGGTGTTCGATCGGGATCACCTGCGGCGGAACGTCGATCCGATCGTCGCCTGGGCGCGGCGGAACGGGATGCGGGTGGTGCTCGAGCTGCATCAGTTCCAGTGGTCGCCGTGCGTCGGGGGGAACGGCGTGCCGGCGTGGAGCTGCGAGGGGAAGGGATACGGCCGCGACTTTCTCGGCGGCTGGGAGGCGCAGCACGACTTCTGGGCCGGGGCGCTCGCGCCCGACGGGGTGCCGCTCGTCGAGCACCTCCTGCGGGTGTGGGAGCGGGTCGCGAAGCACTATCGGCGCTCGCGGACCGTCGTCGGCTTCAACTTCCTGAACGAGCCGCTCGACGTGTACGCGACGCAGACGTTCGAGCACGACACGCTCTACCCCTTCTACCGCGAGGCCGTCCGGCGGGTGCGTGCGGTGAAGGCGCGACAGATGATCGTGCTGGAGCCGCCGGTGACGCGGAACCTCGGCATACCCGCGAAGCCGGAGCCCGTCGGCGACGACGACCTCCTCTATGCGCCGCACCTCTACACGGTGACCGGCGGCCTCGAGGACCTCGCCTACGACGGCGACCGCGCCAAGATCGACGCGGACTACGCGCTGGCGGCGCGCGAGGCGTCCGTGCAGGGAGCCGTCCTGTGGCCGGGCGAGTACGGCGGCGTGGTCGACCGCTTTCCCGCGCAGACGACGCTCTTCTGGCACCACACGCTCGACGAGCAGGACGAGCGCCTCGTCGGCGGTGCGGGGTGGGCCTACTTCCCGAGCGGCAACGGGTTCTCCGTCGTCACCGCGCGCGGCGAGGAGAAGCCGGGGGTGGTCGACGCGCTCGTGCGGCCCTACCCGATGGAGACGGCGGGCATCCCGCTGTCGATCGCATGGGACCGCAGCGCGAGCGGCGCGTTCGTCTACTCCTTCGCCGAGGACACGAGCCGGCGCGTCGCCGACCCGACGGTGATCTTCGTGCCCGAGCGCCACTTCCCGAACGGCTTCACCGTCGAGACGTCGCCGGGCGACGTGGCGATCGTGCGCGCCGGCCGGCAGCAGGTGTGGATCCGGCGCGACCGCACGCGTGCCGTGCACACCGTGACGATCCGCCCGCTGGCGCCGCCGGCGATCCCGGCGGCGCACGGCGGCGGCGCCGCACGGCGACCCTAG
- a CDS encoding DUF4410 domain-containing protein encodes MRTLPLLALVVLVAACAARGGGGNYMTGQATVTTEPVGRDADVPAPRAIYVGSFVTDPAAIEAPGGVIGEGEQLLSDRPRLLGGEGPLQRRAAADQPTPEGVSDTLEAAITSGLDEANLGIPVYRLAPGAPPPEHGWLVTGDVVSVDPGNRAERAAVGFGAGAATAKVDVSVDAIDGPRRIPAIRMSTAADSGHMPGGAVTMNPYVIAAKFVLGRNATAKDLQRLGGAIAQEIATRARASGG; translated from the coding sequence ATGAGAACGCTCCCCCTACTCGCCCTCGTCGTCCTCGTCGCCGCCTGCGCCGCCCGCGGCGGCGGCGGCAACTACATGACCGGCCAGGCGACGGTGACGACCGAGCCGGTCGGACGCGACGCCGACGTACCCGCCCCCCGCGCCATCTACGTCGGCAGCTTCGTCACCGACCCCGCCGCCATCGAGGCCCCCGGCGGCGTCATCGGCGAGGGCGAGCAGCTGCTGTCCGACCGCCCCCGCCTCCTCGGCGGCGAGGGCCCGCTGCAACGCCGCGCCGCCGCCGACCAGCCGACGCCCGAGGGCGTCAGCGACACGCTCGAGGCCGCGATCACGAGCGGCCTCGACGAGGCCAACCTCGGCATCCCCGTCTACCGCCTCGCCCCCGGCGCGCCGCCGCCCGAGCACGGCTGGCTCGTCACCGGCGACGTCGTCTCCGTCGACCCCGGCAACCGCGCCGAGCGCGCCGCCGTCGGCTTCGGCGCCGGCGCCGCGACGGCCAAGGTCGACGTCTCGGTCGACGCCATCGACGGCCCCCGCCGCATCCCGGCGATCCGCATGAGCACCGCCGCCGACAGCGGCCACATGCCCGGCGGCGCCGTCACCATGAACCCGTACGTGATCGCCGCGAAGTTCGTGCTGGGACGAAACGCGACGGCGAAGGACCTGCAGCGCCTGGGCGGCGCGATCGCGCAGGAGATCGCGACCCGCGCGCGCGCGTCGGGAGGGTGA